In Desulfomicrobium apsheronum, the genomic window GGCAACAACGACGCCGTCATGCTCGCGGAGGCCGGGCTATCCATGGCCGTGCTGCAGCCCGAAGGGGTCGCCAGGGCCGCCCTCACCGCGGCTCACATCCTGGTCCCCGGCATCGATGCCGGCCTTGACCTTCTGCTGCACCCCACACGCCTCAAAGCCACCCTGCGCGCCTGACGTACGCGTCCACAATACGTACTCAAAAGATTTCTCAATCACATACTATTAATAATCTTTCTTGATTTACCTACTCCAAATAAGTAGAAAATGTACTACGTAAATCGTAATACAAAATCTCGAGAGAGGAAGGCGCATGATCAACACCCAGTCCATCAAATTCACCACCAAGCTGTTTACCGGAATCCTGTCCATCCTGATTTTGTCAATGATATCGGTAATCGCGGTCACCAACGTTCTCGTCAGGGACGGACTGGAAAGCCTCGGCAGGGATGCGCTGGAGAACGTCAACAACTCCGTCTTCATCTCGCTTGAAACCCAGAATTCACTTTTGCTCGAAAAACTCGCCGGCGACATGACCATCCTGGAGGGAGAGCTGGACCGCTACGGCTCCTTTGACCTGGACCCAAGCTACATGCTGGACCGTTCCATCACCAACCAAGTATCAAAAGAGGTCAAGCAGGTCAGCATCCCGAGGCTTATGCTCGGCGGAACCGTCATGAACGGCAACACGGGCATCGTGGACAAGATCCAGTTCATGACCAGCGGTGTGGCCACCATCTTTCAGGTGCTCGACGACAAACTGCTGCGGGTATCCACCAACGTGCGCATCAACGAAACGGACCGTGCGGTGGACACCTACATCCCCGCCGACAGCCTCGTATACAAGACCGTCATGAGTGGCGAGACCTACAACGGCCGCGCTTTTGTGGTCAACGACTGGTACGTGACCTCATACAAGCCCGTGTACAACGCCGACGACAAGATCGTGGCGGTCCTCTTCGTGGGACGCAAGATACTGACCCCGCAGCTGCGCGAAATGCTGACCACCATCAAGGCGGGCGGTGTCGGCTACTTTTTCGTGTACAATTCCAAAGGCGAGGTGCTGGTCCATCCCACCCTCGAAGGACAAAACATTTTTGAGGTGCCCGGCATCGGGGATTTCTTTCGCGAACACAAGAACGGCTTCCTCGACTATGAGTGGAACGGAGAGCACAAAATCACCTTCACTCACCACTTCGAACCCTGGGACTGGCATGTCGCCGTCGGCCTGACCGATGACCAGATGGTTCGCGGGCTGGACACGGAAATCATCACCGATTGCATCTACGTCGGCCTGGCCGTCATGCTCCTCGGCGTATTCGTCGCCGTGCTGCTTATCCGCGGCATCGCCAAGCCCCTGAACCAACTCGCGGCCAAGAGCCTGCAGGTGGCCGATGGCGACTACACCATCGCTTTCGCACACCCGGCCAAGGACGCCATCGGGCATCTGTCCGACGCCTTGAACACCATGGTCGGCCGCACCAAGGAAATGCTCGGCGAAATCAACACCGCCACCCAATCCCTGGCCACCGCGTCCACGCAACTGTCGAGCATATCTTCCCAGATGACCGAAGGCTCGGCCCAGACCGCTAGCATGGCCAACACGGTCAGCAACTCGGCCGAGGAAGTCAGCGGCAACATGAACTCCGTCTCGGCGGCCATGGAACAGGCCTCCATGAACATGACCACCGTGGCCACGGCGGCTGAAGAAATGTCCGCTACCATCCACGAGATCGCCCAGAACTCCGAACGGGCCAAGAACACGACCGCAAGCGCAGTGTCCAAGGCCCAGGCCGCATCGGGCCGGGTCGATGAACTGGGCTCGGCCGCCAAGGAAATCAGCGCCGTGACCGCGACCATCACCGCCATCTCCTCTCAGACCAACCTGCTGGCCTTGAACGCCACCATCGAAGCTGCACGGGCAGGCGAGGCCGGACGAGGTTTTGCCGTGGTGGCCAACGAGATCAAGGAACTCGCGCAACAGACCGCCAAGGCCACCGAGGACATCCGCGAGAGGATCACGGGCATTC contains:
- a CDS encoding methyl-accepting chemotaxis protein — protein: MINTQSIKFTTKLFTGILSILILSMISVIAVTNVLVRDGLESLGRDALENVNNSVFISLETQNSLLLEKLAGDMTILEGELDRYGSFDLDPSYMLDRSITNQVSKEVKQVSIPRLMLGGTVMNGNTGIVDKIQFMTSGVATIFQVLDDKLLRVSTNVRINETDRAVDTYIPADSLVYKTVMSGETYNGRAFVVNDWYVTSYKPVYNADDKIVAVLFVGRKILTPQLREMLTTIKAGGVGYFFVYNSKGEVLVHPTLEGQNIFEVPGIGDFFREHKNGFLDYEWNGEHKITFTHHFEPWDWHVAVGLTDDQMVRGLDTEIITDCIYVGLAVMLLGVFVAVLLIRGIAKPLNQLAAKSLQVADGDYTIAFAHPAKDAIGHLSDALNTMVGRTKEMLGEINTATQSLATASTQLSSISSQMTEGSAQTASMANTVSNSAEEVSGNMNSVSAAMEQASMNMTTVATAAEEMSATIHEIAQNSERAKNTTASAVSKAQAASGRVDELGSAAKEISAVTATITAISSQTNLLALNATIEAARAGEAGRGFAVVANEIKELAQQTAKATEDIRERITGIQSVTTQTVGDISDITGVIAEMNEIVGTIAAAVEEQSVTTRDIAENVGQASMGITEINSNVSTSSSMTHSISSDIEKVRSASNEMTASSQTVQQSAMELSELAERLRDQVSRFKI